The region CCATAATATGACTCACTAGCTCAACTGGCAGAGCAACTGACTCTTAATCAGTAGGTTGTAGGTTCGATTCCTACGTGGGTCACCAGTAAAATCAAGGCTTTCCGGACTTAGCTCCGGAAGGCTTTTTTTATTTTTACAACAACCGTACAACAATGAAAGAGAGAAGACCCGTGAATATCGCCTATTGGAGGTGACATTCACGGGTCTTTTTGCGTAAGCAGAATACCACATGCTATGCATGTGGTTCCAAAAAGCTTATAGCTATACGTCGAAAAAAATAGCCTCCTTTGTTAGAATAAATGCAGGTTTGCCGACCGCATAACTCTGAACAAAGGAGGCGCATCCAATGGATGATACTAAGAGTTTAGCACATAGTAAATGGCGGTGCAAATATCATATCGTGTTTGCACCAAAATATCGGCGACAGGTGATATACGGAAAAATAAAAGCGGATATAGGTGCGATTCTAAGGAAGCTATGTGAGTACAAAGGAGTAGAGATTCTAGAAGCCAACGCTTGCCCCGATCATATCCACATGCTAGTAAGTATACCACCGAAAATCAGTGTGGCGTCTTTTGTGGGGTACTTAAAAGGGAAAAGTTCGTTGATGATATTTGATAAACATGCGAATTTGAAATATAAGTACGGGAACAGGCATTTTTGGTGCAAAGGATATTATGTGGATACGGTAGGACGAAATAAAGAGGCAATAGCAAAATATATCCGAGAGCAATTACAAGAAGATATAATTGCCGACCAATTAAGTTTAAAGGAATTGACAGACCCGTTTACGGGTGAGCCAGTAAAAAAGTCATAAAAAGAGCCCCTTTAGGGGCTGACTGAAAAGGTTATGCGGTTGGCGGACTTTTTCAGTGAGTCTTGAGACTCAGCTAGTACCCTGCCCTTATAGGGCGTAATCAAGCCACCCGTTTTACGGGTGGTCATGACTCTTTTGCCCAAGAGGAAAGTAAAAACACTAGCGATAACGTGAAATGGCGCTATAAACGAAAGTTTGAGCAAGGGAAAGTTGCAATAAATACAGCCCGGTTTTGGGGCTATGACAAAGATGAATACGGCGATTTGGTTATAAACCAGGAGCAGGCAAAACTTGTTGAACGAATTTTTAACGATTATGTCAATGGCAAAGGCAGCGGTGTTATCGCCAAAGAGTTTAACAATGAAGGCATTCCAACTTTAGTTAGTGGAAAGTGGCATGCTGGTACCATCCTTAACATGCTAAAAAATGAAAAATACAAAGGTGATGTTTGGCTTCAGAAAACCTTTACTGTGGACCATCTCACGAAAAAATCGCGTGTTAACCGGGGTGAAGTGGATAGTTACTATATTGAAGGTAATCACCCGCCAATTGTGTCCAAGGAGCTATGGGAAAGAGCTCAGCAGATGATACATTTTCGGGCCGAGGAAAAAGGTAATCTAGGGAATGACCGAGAGAAGTATCAAAGTCGGTATCCTCTTACGGGTATGCTCTTTTGCAGTAAATGCGGAGCCGTACTCAGGCGGCGAACTTGGAACAGCAAGCTTCCCTGTAGAAAAATCGTATGGCAATGTAGTACGTATCTTAAAGAAGGAAAACAGGCCTGCCAAGGAACCACCATTGAAGATAAGGTTCTTGGCGAGATGAATATACAAAGCGAGACAGTGGTTGAGGAGGTACTTAAAGATGGCAAGAAACATTACCGTTATACCAGCAAGGGCAAATAGGACGAGCCTTGCCGAGAACTTGGCTCCAAGCAAAAAAAGAGTAGCGGCATACTGCCGGGTTTCAACGGATAACGTCGAGCAGCTATCAAGCTACGAAGCACAAGTAAATTATTATACTACCTACATAACGGGTCATCCCGATTATGAGCTCGCCGGTATTTACGCCGATGAGGGGATAACCGGCACCAATACCAAAAAGCGTGAACGCTTTAACCAGATGATCGAGGACTGCAAAGCCGGTAAAATAGACATGATTATCACTAAGTCCATTTCACGATTTGCCCGGAATACGCTTGACTGCGTGCGCCCGTAAGGGTTTGTAAGTATCGCCCCAAAGGGGTTTCGGACTGGAGAAATGTCCGAATGGTTGCCCGGCTTACCCGGAGTGGAAACGCATAAGGGGAACACAGCACGCCGGGAAAAGCGTATACCCTGAATAAATTGGCTGACAGGGGGATACGCGAAACCAAGTGTAATATGGCTAAGGCTGAA is a window of Sporomusaceae bacterium ACPt DNA encoding:
- a CDS encoding IS200/IS605 family transposase ISCth10; protein product: MDDTKSLAHSKWRCKYHIVFAPKYRRQVIYGKIKADIGAILRKLCEYKGVEILEANACPDHIHMLVSIPPKISVASFVGYLKGKSSLMIFDKHANLKYKYGNRHFWCKGYYVDTVGRNKEAIAKYIREQLQEDIIADQLSLKELTDPFTGEPVKKS